The Elaeis guineensis isolate ETL-2024a chromosome 13, EG11, whole genome shotgun sequence genome includes a region encoding these proteins:
- the LOC109506543 gene encoding tubulin alpha chain-like, which produces MHLHEQLSVAEITSSAFEPSSMMAKCVPRHRKYMACCLMYRSDVVPKDVNAAVATIKTKRTIQFVHDLELYQCGGKLSEAREDLAALDKDYEEVGAESAEDEEDEGDKYSRVLSTMCFICSFDYTKLQFAKFKLLAK; this is translated from the exons ATGCATCTCCATGAGCAATTATCGGTGGCGGAGATTACCAGCAGTGCATTTGAGCCTTCTTCCATGATGGCCAAGTGCGTCCCGAGGCACCGGAAGTACATGGCCTGCTGCCTCATGTATCGGAGTGATGTCGTCCCCAAGGATGTCAATGCTGCTGTTGCCACCATCAAGACCAAGCGCACCATCCAATTTGTGCATGATCTCGAACTCTACCAGTGTGGTGGAA AGCTTTCTGAGGCTCGGGAGGATCTTGCTGCGCTTGACAAGGATTATGAAGAAGTTGGGGCCGAGTCAGctgaagatgaagaagatgaaggagataAGTACTCAAGAGTCTTGAGTACAATGTG TTTTATATGTTCGTTCGACTATACTAAGCTTCAATTTGCAAAGTTTAAACTGCTAGCGAAGTAA